A genomic segment from Trueperaceae bacterium encodes:
- a CDS encoding GntR family transcriptional regulator — protein sequence MAKPLYKEVESVLRSQVTSGRRAVGSKLPTESELCEIFDVSRDTVRKALRSLKELGLVKAVPGVGTMVVRSRPNLHVDTLRPLSAPLREAGLSLDVEVLDVRLEVPDEAVRGHLKLAPGEKALRVRRAHKIAGRPFSITTYNVPEWVGIGLDADFTGTIYELVEEKGKSLIDYGTDQISARMPTEEEKRLLAMPESLPILLIRRTAFTDLDRAVQYLEAAVRSDLYEYAVTLPRSL from the coding sequence ATGGCGAAGCCGCTCTACAAAGAGGTCGAGAGCGTGTTGAGGTCCCAGGTGACGTCGGGGCGCAGGGCGGTCGGCTCCAAGCTGCCGACCGAGAGCGAGCTCTGCGAGATCTTCGACGTGAGCCGCGACACCGTTAGGAAGGCGCTCCGGTCCCTGAAGGAGCTCGGGCTCGTCAAGGCCGTCCCCGGCGTCGGGACGATGGTCGTGCGCAGCCGCCCCAACCTCCACGTCGACACTCTCAGGCCGCTCTCGGCGCCGCTGCGTGAGGCGGGGCTCTCGCTCGACGTCGAGGTGCTCGACGTGCGCCTTGAGGTGCCCGACGAGGCCGTCAGGGGCCACCTGAAGCTCGCTCCCGGCGAGAAGGCGCTGCGCGTCAGGCGGGCCCACAAGATCGCGGGCCGGCCGTTCTCGATAACCACCTACAACGTCCCGGAGTGGGTGGGCATCGGACTGGACGCCGACTTCACCGGCACCATCTACGAGCTGGTAGAGGAGAAGGGCAAGAGCCTCATCGACTACGGCACCGACCAGATCTCGGCGCGCATGCCCACCGAGGAGGAGAAGCGGCTCCTGGCCATGCCTGAGAGCCTGCCGATACTCCTCATCAGGCGCACCGCCTTCACCGACCTGGACAGGGCCGTCCAGTACCTGGAGGCCGCGGTGCGCTCCGACCTATACGAGTACGCCGTCACGCTACCCCGGTCGCTCTGA